The DNA region CCGTGCTAAAAAGCTGGATGAAGCCATAAAAGCCAAGCAGTTTGCCGACACACATCTTGAGTACGATGTGATACCGTACATCACATTACAGGATATCACAACAAAGCTCATGGGAGTTGTAATGTGTGCTGCATCGGTATATTTTTACGTGAACGGTACGATGAGCCTTCTCTACTGCATCATGATGATGATAAGCTCATTCATGATCTACGAAAGTCTTGATGCAATGAGCGGATACAGTGCACTTATCAGAAGCGTAGATGTTTCGGTAACTCTTGCCAATGAAATAATTGATATTCCGGGCATGGACATAAACGGTGAAGAGATAACACCTGATAATCACGACATTGAACTAAAAAACATCACATTCGCCTATGAGAACAGGAATATCATCAACGGTATCGACCTGAAGATACCCGAAAAGACCACCACTGCCATAGTAGGTCCTTCAGGCGGAGGAAAGACAACACTGACAAGCCTTATGTCAAGATTCTGGGATGTAAACAGCGGTCAGGTACTGCTGGGCGGCAGAAATGTCAAGGATTACAGCTTTGACAGTCTGATGCGGAATTTCAGCTTTGTATTCCAGCGTGTGTATCTTTTCCAGGACACCATTGCAAATAACATACGTTTCGGCAGACCCGATGCAAGTATGGAGGAAGTTGTAGCAGCTGCTAAAAAAGCTTGCTGCCACGAATTCATACAACAGCTCCCCGGTGGATACGATACAGTGATCGGAGAAGGCGGTGCAAGTCTTTCAGGTGGTGAAAAACAGCGTATCTCCATTGCAAGAGCAATAATGAAGGATTCACCGATAATAATACTCGATGAGGCTACTGCAAATGTTGACCCGGAAAACGAGGCTGAACTTACTAAGGCAGTAAAGGAACTCACCAAGGAGAAAACTATCATAATGATAGCGCACCGACTTAAAACAGTTGAACACGCTGATCAGATAATTGTTATCAATGAAGGAAAGATAGCCCAGCGAGGAACTCATTCAGAACTCATGCAGCAGCAAGGCATCTACCGCACATTTGTTGAAGATCGTCAGAAAGCAGCAAGCTGGAAATTATAAAAAATAAAAATGATACCGACGTTTCGCAATGCCAACAAAACGTCGGTATCATTTTCTTTTTGGTACACAAAGGAAAAATTAGCCTCTTTTAACTTATACAAAAAGCTAAATTAAGGTGTTGACAAAAGTTTATCAATATGATATAATATCATCGTGCGATTTTTTATTGAAAGATCAGGCGATCGCGCCTGTCGGTTATACACAACTAACTCACAGCGCACTTTCGACCGTTTTTAAGCCTCATCAGGCCACTATTCAACTGTGTTCGGCACGTCTGATACGAACTGAATCCGGGTCTTTATCACTATTAGTTAGTCTTAACTAACTATATTGGTCGATCCGGTATAGCATCGATCTGATTAATTTTGTTTACAAGGAGGAACATTTAAGGATAATGAAACTTGATACGATATTCCCCTTCGGTATCGGTAAAAAAGGTGCAGCATGCAGGCTGTACTGCTTTCATCACGCAGGTGGTAGTGTGTGTACTTTCAGAAATTGGCTGAAAATGTCGCCGCTGATAGATGTGGCTCCGCTGGAACTTCCTGACAGGAGCTGCGACCCGAAAACACTGACTTTTGAGAGCGTACTTGAAGATATGACCGCTGCGATGGCAAAGACTGCCGACTCCATACCATTTTTCATCTACGGACATAGTCTCGGTTCATTATTCGGATTTCAGACAGCATGTGAGCTAAAAAAAAGATACGGTCTAAAAGCCGAAAGACTTTTTGTCGCAGGACGTCATGCCCCCTCTGAAGAGACCGCATCATCATTCAGATATTCCCAGGGCATAGGTGCACTGGAAAAAGAGCTGAAAAGATGCGGAATGGAAAGTGATGAGATACTTTCAAACAAGACCTTCCGAAGCGTATTCCTGCCTATAATTTATAACGATTACAGGCTCAATGAGGAATACGTATATAACGGAGAGATCTTGGATATACCGATAACCGCCATGAACGGAAGTGAGGATAAAGATGCAGACGGCGAGATAGTAGATAAATGGGCTAAAGTAACATCCGCAGGATTTGAAAGATACGAATTCTGCGGCAATCACTTTTTCCCTTATGGAGAAGATGAGCAAAACGTCATAGCACTTATAAGAGAGAAGATACTTCTTTCTCTCGGATATGATTCACCATAAAAGCTACCCGAAAGCCTGTTTTTTCAGCACGGCAGAGGGTCATATAAAGGAGAGTAATGATGAAAAACAGTATAGTTGGTATATTGGGCTGCGGAGGATACATCGGAAGCAATGCGACTGAAAAACTGCTCAAAAACGGTGTACAGGTCATTGGCGGACAGCGCAGTGACAAAAATATGTTTGACGAGTATGATAATTTCAGCAGACGAAAAATCGATGTCAATGTAAAAGCTGAACTTGATGCTTTCATCAGCGAATGCGACATCGTCATCAACTGCATCAGCCCGTCACACGTTTACGGAAAACTTGTGAGAGATGCTGTCATGTCAGCAGGAAAAATACTTGTAGACCCATCGGATGCAAGCTACGAAAAAGACCGCAGCAGCACCGAAGGCATATGCATCGCATCAGCAGGATATATCCCCGGATTATCGGAATTTCTGCCATATGTGTGTGCAAAAAGAGATTTTGATACCATCGAACGTTCGGTAGTATATCAGGGCGGTTTTGACGGCTGCTCGGCAGGTTCTTTCGTAGATATGATAAT from Ruminococcus albus AD2013 includes:
- a CDS encoding ABC transporter ATP-binding protein — encoded protein: MISTLKKFFMFCSVEDRNKIYKAIGLGVIKALFAAMRIGAIGVVAMGIIDDNMSMKNVWNSLLILIISLIAQVIISMKTTMLQTEAGYHCCTGKRIEIAEHLRYLPMGYFNDTSLGHITSVTTNTMEALAGIAARIVMLTTQSVLTTLILTICVLIFDVRIGLILILGIGIYAVINSLMQKKSRSSVPRKQASDNAMISAIIEFIQGIVEVKNYNLTKSRAKKLDEAIKAKQFADTHLEYDVIPYITLQDITTKLMGVVMCAASVYFYVNGTMSLLYCIMMMISSFMIYESLDAMSGYSALIRSVDVSVTLANEIIDIPGMDINGEEITPDNHDIELKNITFAYENRNIINGIDLKIPEKTTTAIVGPSGGGKTTLTSLMSRFWDVNSGQVLLGGRNVKDYSFDSLMRNFSFVFQRVYLFQDTIANNIRFGRPDASMEEVVAAAKKACCHEFIQQLPGGYDTVIGEGGASLSGGEKQRISIARAIMKDSPIIILDEATANVDPENEAELTKAVKELTKEKTIIMIAHRLKTVEHADQIIVINEGKIAQRGTHSELMQQQGIYRTFVEDRQKAASWKL
- a CDS encoding thioesterase II family protein produces the protein MKLDTIFPFGIGKKGAACRLYCFHHAGGSVCTFRNWLKMSPLIDVAPLELPDRSCDPKTLTFESVLEDMTAAMAKTADSIPFFIYGHSLGSLFGFQTACELKKRYGLKAERLFVAGRHAPSEETASSFRYSQGIGALEKELKRCGMESDEILSNKTFRSVFLPIIYNDYRLNEEYVYNGEILDIPITAMNGSEDKDADGEIVDKWAKVTSAGFERYEFCGNHFFPYGEDEQNVIALIREKILLSLGYDSP